A single Corynebacterium stationis DNA region contains:
- a CDS encoding thiamine-binding protein — protein MIVAFSVAPTSTPSADAEMSEAVAEAVRVVRASGLPHETNAMFTLIEGEWDEVFGVIKQATAAVEAVSPRVSLVIKADIRPGYADRIRGKVEAIDRHLGPDSAQ, from the coding sequence ATGATTGTTGCATTTTCTGTAGCTCCTACAAGCACCCCATCCGCAGATGCTGAGATGTCCGAGGCCGTCGCGGAGGCAGTACGCGTAGTTCGCGCATCGGGTCTTCCGCATGAAACTAACGCCATGTTCACGCTCATTGAAGGTGAGTGGGATGAAGTCTTTGGCGTCATTAAACAAGCAACTGCTGCGGTTGAAGCTGTCTCCCCGCGGGTGTCATTGGTGATTAAGGCGGATATCCGCCCGGGCTACGCAGACCGGATTCGCGGCAAGGTTGAGGCCATTGACCGTCACCTCGGTCCAGATTCTGCACAGTAA
- the nucS gene encoding endonuclease NucS: MRLVIARCSVDYVGRLDAHLPMADRLLLLKADGSVSVHADDRAYKPLNWMTPPCTLEESEIKDIDGEPTGEYLWLVENKKGDQLRITIEEIHQDIQAELGEDPGLVKDGVEAHLQELLAEHITTLGKGYTLVRREYPTAIGPVDLMAQDASKGYVAVEIKRRGEIDGVEQLTRYLELLNRDDLLAPVQGVFAAQEIKPQARTLAEDRGIRCVILDYQELRGIESNELRLF; encoded by the coding sequence ATGCGTTTAGTCATCGCCCGTTGTTCCGTCGACTATGTCGGCCGTTTGGATGCCCACCTTCCCATGGCAGATCGTCTGCTGTTGCTCAAAGCCGATGGTTCGGTTTCGGTGCACGCGGACGATAGGGCCTATAAGCCCTTGAACTGGATGACGCCACCGTGCACCTTAGAAGAATCAGAGATTAAAGATATCGATGGTGAGCCCACGGGGGAGTATCTGTGGCTGGTGGAAAATAAAAAGGGTGACCAGCTGCGCATCACCATTGAAGAGATCCACCAAGATATCCAAGCTGAGCTCGGCGAAGACCCCGGCTTGGTCAAAGATGGCGTGGAAGCCCATTTGCAGGAGCTCTTAGCTGAGCACATCACGACTTTGGGCAAGGGCTACACCTTGGTGCGCAGGGAGTATCCAACCGCCATTGGTCCGGTGGATTTGATGGCGCAGGATGCCTCGAAGGGATATGTAGCCGTTGAGATTAAGCGCCGCGGTGAAATTGATGGTGTAGAGCAGCTGACTCGCTACCTCGAATTGCTCAACCGCGATGACCTTCTAGCCCCCGTGCAAGGTGTATTCGCTGCCCAGGAGATTAAGCCACAGGCACGTACCTTGGCGGAAGACCGAGGCATTCGCTGCGTAATCTTGGACTATCAAGAACTGCGCGGTATTGAATCCAACGAACTTCGTCTTTTCTAA
- a CDS encoding DUF2550 domain-containing protein translates to MSVVSVILWLLAIIAILCIFFAAMRFFTLRSRGASVLMRKLPAKGYHGWRHGVLRYKGDTVDFYKLRSVWPMADHSFSRLDIELLDSRPATDGEAAFISKDYLIFCFSAAGKGYELACTQHAMMAFGAWVEASPSQRKEQIDFRRLRERATRPRGSNMPYDPSTWSSYNGK, encoded by the coding sequence ATGAGCGTGGTTTCGGTAATCCTTTGGTTGCTCGCCATTATTGCCATACTATGTATTTTCTTCGCAGCGATGCGCTTTTTCACCTTGCGGTCACGCGGTGCTTCAGTGTTGATGCGCAAGCTCCCGGCCAAGGGCTACCACGGCTGGCGCCATGGTGTGCTGCGCTACAAGGGAGACACTGTAGATTTCTACAAGCTTCGCTCCGTGTGGCCTATGGCCGATCACTCATTTAGTCGCCTCGACATCGAGTTGCTGGATTCTCGTCCCGCAACTGATGGCGAGGCTGCTTTCATTTCCAAGGACTATTTGATCTTCTGCTTCAGCGCAGCTGGCAAGGGCTACGAGCTCGCGTGTACGCAGCACGCCATGATGGCCTTTGGCGCGTGGGTGGAAGCCTCGCCGTCGCAGCGTAAGGAACAGATTGATTTTCGTCGTTTGCGCGAACGGGCAACGCGTCCGCGGGGGAGCAATATGCCCTACGATCCATCGACATGGTCAAGCTATAACGGTAAGTAA